The Antedon mediterranea chromosome 7, ecAntMedi1.1, whole genome shotgun sequence genome has a segment encoding these proteins:
- the LOC140054116 gene encoding dehydrogenase/reductase SDR family member 6-like, which yields MGRLDGKIVVATAAAQGIGRAAVKAFVEEGATVYATDVNLEKLNELKEIKGVIIRKLDVTNNDDVAALAKEVVTVHILFNCAGWVFQGTLLDTSEADWDLSFDINIKSMYRMCKAFLPKMLENGGGNIINMSSVASSMKGVPNRCVYSTTKAAVIGLTKAIAADYIKQGIRCNCICPGTVDTPSLRDRIKAVGDEKKGLADFISRQPTGELGAPENIASLIVFIASDESKLITGSDIKIDGGWAL from the exons ATGGGTCGACTTGATGGTAAGATAGTGGTTGCCACAGCAGCTGCTCAGGGTATTGGCCGTGCAGCAGTTAAG GCTTTTGTAGAGGAAGGTGCCACTGTATATGCAACAGATGTAAATTTAGAAAAACTAAATGAACTTAAAGAAATTAAAG GTGTTATAATCAGAAAACTAGATGTTACCAATAATGATGATGTCGCTGCTCTTGCAAAAGAAGTTGTCACAGTCCATATACTCTTCAACTGTGCCGg ttggGTATTTCAAGGAACCTTGTTAGATACGTCAGAGGCAGACTGGGACTTGTCATTTGACATAAATATCAAATCAATGTATCGTATGTGTAAAGCCTTCCTACCAAAG aTGCTGGAAAATGGTGGtggaaacataataaatatgtcGTCTGTCGCCAGTTCAATGAaag GTGTCCCAAACAGATGTGTGTACTCTACTACTAAGGCTGCTGTGATTGGACTAACAAAGGCAATCGCTGCAGACTACATCAAGCAAGGAATACGCTGTAATTGTATTTGTCCAGGCACTGTTGACACGCCTTCTCTGAGAGACAGGATAAAAGCAGTAGGCGATGAAAAAAAG GGATTAGCTGACTTTATTTCCCGTCAACCTACTGGTGAACTTGGGGCACCAGAGAACATTGCCAGTTTAATAGTATTTATTGCTTCTGATGAG tcaaaacTGATTACTGGCTCTGACATTAAAATAGATGGTGGATGGGCTTTATAG